The Desulfuribacillus alkaliarsenatis nucleotide sequence ATATCATCTACTCTACATGAATAGATAATTGCCTGAGTTTGCGATACGATAGCATCTAATCTCTCATCATTTTCTCTAAGCTTTTGTTCAGCTAGTCTCAAATCAGAAATACTTTGTTTTAATGAATCTATCATTCTAGTATTTCGAAGTGCTAGAGCAACAATATCTCCTATTCTAGAGGCAAAATCACTATCACGTTTAGTGAAACCGCCTTTTTTATTAGCAAGACCAATTAAACCTACTGTTTTTTGATCAATAACAAGGGGAGCAAACAATACATTATCTACCGACATATGCCCTGCCGGCATGTATTGCATCCATTTACTACTCGCAAAATTATTATCAATTACCGCCTTGTTAGTGTGGTACGCTATCTCACGCAAACCTCTAATTGGCATCGGAAGATTAATATCTACGGTACAAGGTCTGCCACCAGAATCGAGGTAGATTACTTCATTTTCTTCACCGTCAGCTTTTAGTAGAGCCACATAACCAGATATATTACCAATTACTTTTTTGCAGCAATTAAATATTACCTTTGCCGTTGTCTGAAAATCTTGACTACCCATCAATGCTCTGGTGCTCTCAAGAATAGCATCATTTTCGTCCTTAATTAACTTCAATTCATTAATAAGTTCTTGTTTGGACTTCATTTCATCTGCAGTGCGCCCCATTTAATCCCCCACCAATAATAAAATAAGCTTTCAAATATAACTATTCGCCAAGATTTCTATAAACCCTACCAGGTAGATGAAAAATGTTCTTTAGTTACATACACAGATTAATAAGTATTTCTATTTTGACGTTATTCGCACTAATTGTTTCTGCAACAAGCACTACTAACTAGCTTCCATAATTAACAAATCAGGAGTATGATATAAACAAAAGATAGGTTGAGCAACGCTACACATGGGAGGGAATGTACGGATGTCTGTTATAAATTTTTATGTAAGTCTGATTAAAGGCAAACTCGCAGAAGCATATTCAACTAAAGGCATTGAAGGCTTTATAAAAAAAATAGAAACATGGATAGGGATTATCTTATTAGCATTCCTATTCATGTTCCTATTGAGTTCATTAGTAGTAAGTATATGGTTTGTAGCCTTTTTCCTTCTTTGCTTTCTGTTTATTACATTTCTTCTCAAAACAGATAGAATCTCATTTTTATTTTTGGGCGTACCTTATTTAATTTTACTAGCTTTAAGAGTGTTAAGTTCCTTTCAGAATGCCCACAAAGAACAGAAAAAGCAGAAAGAACAGAATGGTAAAGAATTTGATGCAGATATGCAATACTTCAAAAACCTAATGACTTTACTTATAACGATAGTTCTATTGCCTTTTGTATCAATGCTTGCCATATTTATTTGGGTTTACTTTTTATTTTATGCGATTGATTTTCTGTTTTATCTTTTGGAGATATTCTTCAATTATTTAAATTCCTTAAATTCTAAGAACTAGCAGTAATGACTAACACTTGTGCTATCTTATCAAGCTAATAGTTCATCTAAAATCAAGCGTTTCACTAACAAAAACAGCCCCATTAATTAAACAGGGCTGTCTACTAGGTTAGTACTCTACGTAATATCTTTATTAGAGAACTTGTTTATTGCTAATGCAACAAAGGCTAACATGTAAATGGCTATATAGACAAACATCCAGACGCTTGCTGGCTCTCCACTTCCTGATAGACTAGCACCTGCCATGGCTGTGCCAGCAAGTTCAGAGCCAGGAACCATGACACGTTCCATCGTACTATAAATGGTTTGGAAGGGTGATACTAGACTAATAAAAATACCCGTTCCAATAATTGAATTACTGTTCACGTACTGGCCAATCATTTCAACCATTCCACCAACGTTACCTAAAATATAGATAAAAATCACTAAGATTCCATTTGAAACGGTTTTGAAGTATACAGAACCAAACAACGTCAGGCAAACAAGTGCTGATGGAAGTAATAAATATAACAGCCAACCTTTCATCGTCTGCGTAAATGTTAAACTGGTAATCGTGCTTAGGTCAAACCAATATCCGATAAGCAATATTGAGAAGAAAAGCACACTTGCGTACAAACAAGCTAAGATAATCAAGCCCACAAGTTTCCCAAGAATATACTGATAACGGTGAATTGGGCGTGTGATAATACCTTGTATCAGTCCTGAGTCTAGCTCAGATGCAACGGCTCCTGCTGCAAGTATAATCGTTAACAAGGCAATTAACATCGAAGAGAACTGAAAACCCATCTTAGTAACCATTTGAATGGCAAACGGTCTGAACTGATCGCCCATTCCGTGGGTCGCTGACGTATTGGGAAAATAATTAAGCATAACCGTCCAAAATACCAAGTACAAAATGGTAACTATCCCCATGATCATAAATGTTTTTTTGCGGATTGCTTCTTGAAGTGTCATTATTATGATCGCTCTAATGGTAATCCCTCCCCGCCAACAATCTGCAAGAATACCGTTTCAAGGGTTTCTCTATGTGGTGTCAACTCATAAATAGTCACACCATTTGTTATAAGTTGCGAAGCGAGGACAGGTATCTGTTCGTAATCATTTAACGGAACTGTCAGGCTACCATCGGCATGCTTTTGCACTGATCCATACTCTTTATTTAACTCTGTGAGCAATGGTTCCGTAATCCCCTTCGCTCTAATTGTTAGTAGAACATTGTCCATTAGTAAATCGTCCATCCGTGCAGATTTCGCCACAGTGCCTTTATGGATAATGGTTACACTATCGCAAACCGCTTCTACTTCACTTAAAAGGTGACTATTAAGAAACACTGTCATCCCTTCATTTTTCAAAGATACAATAATATCTCTAACATCTCTACGACCGATTGGGTCTAATGCCGATGTCGGTTCATCTAGAAAGATTAGCTCAGGATTTGCGAGCAGCGCGCTGGCTAAACCAATACGCTGCTGCATACCTTTGCTATAGGAGCCAACTTTATATTTTTCCTGACCTTCAAGTC carries:
- a CDS encoding ABC transporter permease produces the protein MTLQEAIRKKTFMIMGIVTILYLVFWTVMLNYFPNTSATHGMGDQFRPFAIQMVTKMGFQFSSMLIALLTIILAAGAVASELDSGLIQGIITRPIHRYQYILGKLVGLIILACLYASVLFFSILLIGYWFDLSTITSLTFTQTMKGWLLYLLLPSALVCLTLFGSVYFKTVSNGILVIFIYILGNVGGMVEMIGQYVNSNSIIGTGIFISLVSPFQTIYSTMERVMVPGSELAGTAMAGASLSGSGEPASVWMFVYIAIYMLAFVALAINKFSNKDIT
- a CDS encoding ABC transporter ATP-binding protein encodes the protein MIIETHDLTKKYGDKTACDNINLSVEAGQVFGFLGRNGAGKSTCIKMLTGLVFPTSGSGTVLGKPLGDVSVRHKMGYLPELFRYQDWMTGLDLLHFHSQMLKIKNPKDQINRVLKLVGLEGQEKYKVGSYSKGMQQRIGLASALLANPELIFLDEPTSALDPIGRRDVRDIIVSLKNEGMTVFLNSHLLSEVEAVCDSVTIIHKGTVAKSARMDDLLMDNVLLTIRAKGITEPLLTELNKEYGSVQKHADGSLTVPLNDYEQIPVLASQLITNGVTIYELTPHRETLETVFLQIVGGEGLPLERS